The DNA window CGACGCCGCTTTGCAAACCCATCCTGTTGCGCCGAGACAGCAATGCCGTACACGACCAGCCCGTCGCTGCTCCCAGCGTGCATCCGTGGTTTCATTTGCGCGCCGTCGGCTGATGATCGTGAGTGATGGCGATTTTGATAGACCAAACCAAGCGCGTGCTGGTGCAGGGCATCACGGGCCGTGAAGGGCTGCTGCGCACACGGCTCATGCTTGAGTATGGAACGCAGGTTGTGGCGGGCTGCACC is part of the Blastocatellia bacterium genome and encodes:
- a CDS encoding succinate--CoA ligase subunit alpha encodes the protein MAILIDQTKRVLVQGITGREGLLRTRLMLEYGTQVVAGCT